A genomic stretch from Clostridiales bacterium includes:
- a CDS encoding HAD family hydrolase, which translates to MVKPEIILFDYGQTLLSEHHRDHLIGFEALMSKAVKNPKKVTAKQVFEFAKDFRENIDTLGGERLPFLELEIHNHFFIKYISEYFGLEFNFSPNEMEQFYWDTIAPAELTLHIKELLDYLYESNIRTAVISNLSYSIETLSKRINRYLPQNHFEFLITSSEYIYRKPHPRIFELALAKADVKASMAWYCGDNAYCDVTGASKSGLFPVWYTGAANYKQDKPSIDHLKINDWKQLIYILKKL; encoded by the coding sequence ATGGTAAAACCTGAAATAATATTATTTGATTATGGTCAAACACTTTTATCAGAGCATCATCGAGATCATTTAATAGGATTTGAGGCGCTGATGTCAAAAGCAGTTAAAAATCCAAAGAAAGTAACTGCCAAACAAGTTTTTGAATTTGCAAAAGACTTTCGTGAAAATATAGATACATTAGGAGGGGAAAGGCTGCCGTTTTTAGAACTCGAAATCCATAACCATTTTTTTATAAAATATATTTCCGAATATTTCGGACTCGAATTTAACTTTTCCCCTAATGAAATGGAACAGTTTTACTGGGATACTATTGCCCCGGCTGAACTGACCTTGCATATAAAAGAACTGCTTGATTATCTATATGAAAGTAATATCCGAACAGCAGTTATCAGCAATCTTTCATATAGTATTGAAACATTATCAAAAAGGATAAACCGGTATCTACCGCAAAATCATTTTGAATTCCTGATTACCTCAAGTGAGTATATATACCGGAAGCCTCATCCCAGAATATTTGAGCTGGCACTTGCTAAGGCTGATGTGAAGGCCTCTATGGCATGGTATTGTGGTGACAATGCTTATTGCGATGTGACAGGTGCTTCAAAGAGTGGCCTGTTTCCCGTATGGTATACCGGTGCTGCTAATTATAAACAAGACAAGCCTTCCATAGATCATTTAAAAATAAATGACTGGAAGCAATTAATTTATATACTTAAAAAACTCTAA
- a CDS encoding extracellular solute-binding protein, giving the protein MKKRFFAMLLSAVFLCLIISGCTGNNSSKEKTQSTGSNAVTCKYVVPGDAPTDYSKVIKMINDKMAKDGVGVKLSIQYIPWDSWDQKINIMLSTGEEFDMFSVMNDRVTLSNYASRNALADITKAMKQFGGNILKNTPDSAIKNGQVKGTQYGIPAYWFESATSPEITIRLDILKKYGINTVPTTFEELTSDYVKIMKEWKGNGKPYIPILGSDSVDFGPCAKTYDTWPYTIYEKMVYVNQDGTIKNFFETEEFKKDCANAREWYKSGLINPDVLSFTSDQLNNQLNSGDWFVHFGTYGSSIDNIKKNYPDITVDDFKMLDFAPNKQFLRPYGTRNMQAIPVSSKHPEAGVKVVNWIYANQDNYDLFLYGREGTDYKKVGERSREDIVNSATNTPLYSFADWMIGNLNFERTATGTPKATNELLYSKRTNITDGIASSFTFDASSVQTQITDVNTQIKAVIAPIACGVKDYDSNIKNALDLLKKAGIDDVINAYKSQFEAYKKDIDKK; this is encoded by the coding sequence ATGAAAAAAAGGTTTTTTGCGATGTTACTGAGTGCAGTTTTTTTATGCCTCATCATTTCCGGATGTACAGGAAATAATTCATCCAAGGAAAAGACTCAATCCACTGGCAGCAATGCTGTAACTTGTAAATACGTTGTGCCAGGTGATGCACCCACAGATTATAGCAAAGTCATCAAAATGATTAATGACAAGATGGCAAAAGATGGTGTGGGAGTGAAATTGTCTATTCAGTATATTCCGTGGGACTCTTGGGATCAGAAAATTAACATAATGCTTTCTACTGGAGAAGAATTTGATATGTTCAGCGTCATGAATGACCGTGTCACGCTTTCCAATTATGCATCCCGTAACGCATTAGCAGACATTACGAAAGCAATGAAACAGTTTGGAGGGAACATTTTAAAGAATACCCCTGACAGCGCTATAAAAAATGGACAGGTTAAAGGGACACAATACGGAATTCCGGCTTACTGGTTTGAATCCGCTACTAGTCCTGAAATTACAATTCGTCTGGATATTCTAAAAAAATATGGAATTAATACCGTTCCTACCACTTTTGAAGAATTAACAAGCGATTATGTGAAGATTATGAAGGAATGGAAAGGGAACGGCAAACCTTACATTCCCATTCTGGGATCAGACAGTGTTGATTTTGGACCTTGTGCAAAGACGTATGATACTTGGCCATATACAATATATGAAAAAATGGTTTATGTAAACCAGGATGGTACAATCAAAAACTTTTTTGAAACAGAAGAATTTAAAAAAGATTGTGCAAATGCAAGGGAATGGTATAAATCGGGTTTGATTAATCCCGATGTTCTTTCCTTCACATCCGACCAATTGAACAATCAGTTAAATTCAGGAGACTGGTTTGTCCATTTCGGAACCTATGGTAGTTCAATTGATAACATAAAAAAGAATTATCCGGATATTACCGTTGATGATTTTAAAATGCTTGATTTTGCACCTAATAAACAATTCCTTCGTCCTTATGGTACAAGAAACATGCAGGCTATTCCTGTTTCCAGCAAACATCCCGAAGCTGGTGTTAAAGTTGTAAACTGGATTTATGCAAATCAGGACAATTACGACCTCTTCCTGTATGGACGCGAGGGAACCGATTATAAAAAAGTTGGAGAACGTAGCCGAGAGGATATTGTAAATTCTGCAACAAATACGCCGCTTTATTCCTTTGCAGACTGGATGATTGGAAATTTGAATTTTGAGCGTACTGCAACGGGAACTCCAAAAGCTACAAACGAACTTCTTTACAGCAAGAGAACTAATATTACCGATGGGATTGCGAGCAGCTTTACCTTTGATGCTTCTAGTGTTCAAACCCAGATTACTGATGTAAACACCCAGATCAAGGCTGTTATTGCGCCGATTGCATGCGGGGTAAAGGACTATGATAGCAATATCAAGAATGCCTTAGACCTTCTTAAAAAGGCAGGTATTGACGATGTCATCAATGCTTATAAGAGCCAGTTTGAAGCTTATAAGAAAGATATAGATAAAAAGTAG
- a CDS encoding carbohydrate ABC transporter permease produces the protein MIRGYVISIFITVVGTLLAIVITGSAAYTMANKNVKYRNALAMFFFIPMVFSSGIVPWYLICTTLHLRNNIWSLLVPNLLFNPFNLFLTRNFISGIPDSMRESATIDGANDIIIAFKIYFPLCVPVLATIGLFYGLGYWNDWWNAIMLVDNKNLYPVQYLLLQLKSQISMLRDLQFLSGTGSVTPPSESLKMATAIVTIGPIVLLYPFLQRYYVKGLIIGSVKG, from the coding sequence GTGATAAGAGGGTATGTTATTTCTATTTTTATAACAGTTGTCGGAACACTTTTGGCTATAGTAATAACGGGTTCTGCCGCATATACGATGGCAAACAAAAATGTTAAATATAGAAACGCTCTTGCAATGTTCTTTTTTATCCCTATGGTTTTTAGCTCGGGTATTGTTCCTTGGTACCTAATATGTACTACACTCCATTTGAGAAATAATATTTGGTCATTGCTTGTTCCTAATTTGCTTTTTAATCCATTTAACCTGTTTTTAACGAGAAATTTTATAAGCGGTATTCCGGATTCCATGCGTGAGTCTGCTACCATTGATGGCGCTAACGACATTATAATTGCGTTTAAAATTTATTTTCCGTTATGTGTGCCCGTACTGGCCACAATTGGTCTGTTTTACGGCTTAGGTTATTGGAATGACTGGTGGAACGCTATCATGCTTGTGGACAATAAAAATCTTTATCCTGTACAATATTTGCTGCTTCAATTAAAATCGCAGATATCCATGCTGCGTGATCTTCAGTTTCTCAGCGGGACAGGCAGCGTTACGCCGCCTTCGGAATCCCTGAAGATGGCTACGGCTATTGTTACAATAGGGCCTATTGTTTTACTGTATCCATTTTTGCAGCGTTATTATGTTAAAGGTTTGATTATTGGCTCTGTAAAGGGCTAA
- a CDS encoding ABC transporter permease subunit produces MEKAKSNKKKYGLLKDIAKNKFSYIIALPAMIYVFIFSYCSYPYMLVAFQKFRYNKSNILDIIFNGKWVGFKNFEFFFKSKYAFSVTFNTIYLNLLFIITGTIAAVLIALGLNELRCKWFIKTTQSVMLFPNYLSWVVVSYILFSLFSTQYGLVNKGLKLFGMNAINWYTEPKAWPTILVLMRIWKGAGMNAIIYLAAITGIDSGIYEAAAIDGANRFQQMTKITIPLLMPTIIIMTLLAIGKIIFGDFGMIYALVGDNGTLYSTTDIIDTYLFRALRQVGDPAQAMAIGLFQSAIGFVMVYGSNYVARKFYPDGALY; encoded by the coding sequence GTGGAAAAGGCTAAATCGAATAAAAAAAAATATGGACTATTAAAAGATATTGCCAAAAATAAATTTTCATATATTATCGCGCTTCCGGCAATGATATATGTTTTTATATTCAGTTATTGTTCATATCCATATATGTTGGTAGCTTTTCAAAAATTCAGGTATAACAAAAGCAACATTTTAGATATTATTTTTAATGGCAAGTGGGTAGGATTTAAAAATTTTGAATTCTTTTTTAAGTCTAAATATGCGTTTAGCGTTACATTCAATACTATTTATTTGAACCTTTTATTTATAATTACAGGAACGATCGCTGCTGTGCTTATTGCTTTGGGGCTAAACGAATTAAGATGTAAATGGTTTATTAAAACAACACAATCTGTTATGCTGTTTCCAAATTATCTTTCCTGGGTTGTTGTAAGTTATATACTCTTTAGCTTATTTTCTACGCAGTATGGTCTTGTAAACAAGGGTTTAAAATTGTTTGGGATGAATGCCATCAACTGGTATACAGAACCCAAGGCATGGCCTACCATCTTAGTATTGATGCGTATTTGGAAAGGGGCAGGAATGAATGCCATTATTTATTTAGCAGCTATAACGGGAATTGATTCCGGTATCTATGAAGCGGCGGCAATAGATGGGGCAAACCGGTTCCAACAGATGACGAAAATTACAATTCCTCTATTAATGCCGACGATAATTATTATGACACTCTTAGCAATTGGAAAAATTATATTCGGTGATTTTGGTATGATTTATGCCCTTGTTGGGGATAACGGAACTCTTTATTCAACAACTGATATTATTGATACGTATTTGTTCCGGGCTCTGCGGCAGGTGGGAGATCCGGCGCAGGCAATGGCTATCGGTTTATTCCAGTCAGCCATAGGATTTGTCATGGTATATGGTTCCAACTATGTTGCAAGAAAATTCTATCCTGACGGCGCATTGTATTAA
- a CDS encoding glycoside hydrolase family 130 protein, giving the protein MICREKENPVIRKENIPAYCDNAKVIGTFNAGAATMGEETVLVVRVAEKAIQREGGITALIFDESTKKIVPRFFPFGQISDTNDQRSFYVGEKQYLTSISHLQVARSKDGVHFKIDNYPFMIPENEYEAFGIEDARISYIGGHYYITYSATSCRGTVVGLAMTDDFSSVKRVGILFQPDNKDTVLFNDKINGKYYALHRPSSSAFAKPGMWLAESPDLRCFGMHRFVAGVRPGKWDCARIGAGAPPFMTEKGWVEFYHGATEQNRYCMGVMLLDKNQPWKVLARSEYPLIEPEYPYELDGFFGNVIFGCGATLKNGFVNLYYGASDESVAMVSMTVQDIYHHLDV; this is encoded by the coding sequence ATGATTTGCAGAGAAAAAGAAAACCCCGTTATCCGAAAGGAAAATATTCCTGCATATTGTGATAATGCAAAAGTAATAGGTACGTTTAATGCAGGTGCTGCAACCATGGGAGAAGAAACAGTTCTTGTTGTTCGCGTGGCAGAAAAGGCAATTCAGAGAGAAGGAGGTATTACAGCTCTTATATTCGATGAAAGTACAAAAAAAATAGTGCCGCGTTTTTTCCCTTTTGGACAAATATCTGATACCAATGACCAGAGAAGCTTTTATGTAGGAGAAAAACAGTATCTTACCTCAATATCTCACTTGCAAGTGGCACGTAGCAAAGATGGCGTGCATTTTAAGATAGATAACTATCCATTTATGATACCGGAAAATGAATATGAGGCTTTTGGGATCGAGGATGCACGTATTAGTTACATAGGCGGTCATTATTATATTACATACAGTGCTACGTCCTGCCGGGGGACAGTTGTAGGTCTGGCTATGACAGATGATTTTAGTTCTGTAAAGAGGGTAGGAATCTTGTTTCAGCCGGACAATAAAGATACCGTATTATTCAATGATAAAATAAACGGCAAATATTATGCACTTCATCGACCAAGCAGTTCTGCTTTTGCCAAACCTGGAATGTGGTTAGCGGAATCTCCAGATTTGCGATGCTTCGGTATGCACCGGTTTGTTGCTGGTGTGCGTCCGGGAAAATGGGACTGTGCCAGAATCGGTGCAGGCGCTCCACCATTTATGACAGAAAAAGGATGGGTAGAGTTTTATCATGGTGCAACAGAACAAAACCGTTATTGTATGGGGGTTATGCTCTTAGATAAGAATCAGCCATGGAAAGTATTAGCCAGAAGTGAATATCCGCTGATTGAACCGGAATATCCATATGAATTAGATGGTTTTTTCGGGAATGTGATATTCGGTTGCGGAGCTACTCTGAAAAATGGTTTTGTAAACTTATATTATGGCGCTTCTGATGAGAGCGTTGCAATGGTTTCTATGACTGTTCAGGATATTTATCATCATTTAGACGTTTAG
- a CDS encoding LacI family DNA-binding transcriptional regulator produces MDSKVTMQDIADMLDITKVSVSKAINNQPGISDNLREQILTTAKKMGYHKTNNREKSTSYNFAWICPKRFFLEDETFYTTIYYYINKRLMEKDHTISCFVINDKEESENKLPLQFSQESFDGIFIAGEFERSYLKKLEMIDCAKIAIDFYLPDMNIDSIVTDNFYTGFEATNYLIRKGHMKIGFVGNINNTSSICDRYFGYLKALMLNDLPVRNDWRIVNNDPVTGAYTLDFSLPKELPTSFVCHCDKAAFILMQKLHIEGYKVPEDVSVISFDNTSICELTIPKLTSIDINRKQIALQSIDQMLRRLEHTDSSPRKIYLGGHLVERDSITSPRKEQLIP; encoded by the coding sequence ATGGATAGTAAAGTTACTATGCAAGATATTGCAGACATGTTAGATATTACTAAGGTTTCTGTTTCAAAGGCTATTAATAATCAGCCGGGAATCAGTGATAATCTGCGTGAGCAGATATTGACCACGGCTAAAAAAATGGGTTACCATAAAACAAATAACAGAGAAAAATCAACTAGCTATAATTTTGCTTGGATATGCCCGAAACGTTTTTTTTTAGAGGATGAAACTTTTTATACTACAATATATTATTATATAAATAAACGCCTCATGGAGAAAGACCATACCATTTCCTGCTTCGTCATAAATGATAAAGAAGAGAGTGAGAACAAACTCCCTCTGCAGTTTTCACAAGAATCTTTTGATGGTATCTTTATTGCCGGCGAGTTCGAACGAAGCTATTTGAAAAAACTTGAGATGATAGACTGTGCCAAGATTGCCATTGACTTTTATCTCCCGGATATGAACATCGATAGTATTGTTACCGATAATTTTTATACAGGTTTTGAGGCCACAAATTATCTGATTCGGAAAGGACATATGAAAATAGGCTTCGTGGGCAATATCAATAATACATCAAGCATATGTGATCGCTATTTTGGTTATCTTAAGGCACTTATGTTAAACGATCTTCCGGTTCGCAATGATTGGCGAATTGTAAATAATGATCCAGTTACTGGAGCTTATACATTGGATTTTAGCTTGCCTAAGGAATTGCCTACAAGCTTTGTATGCCATTGCGATAAAGCGGCCTTTATTTTAATGCAAAAGTTACATATCGAAGGCTATAAAGTACCTGAAGATGTTTCTGTGATTAGTTTCGATAATACAAGTATATGTGAACTTACAATCCCGAAACTTACCAGTATAGACATTAATCGAAAGCAGATCGCTTTACAAAGTATTGATCAAATGTTGCGTCGCTTGGAGCATACGGATTCTTCCCCTCGTAAGATATATTTGGGGGGTCATCTTGTTGAAAGAGATTCCATTACATCGCCCCGTAAGGAACAACTAATTCCATAG
- a CDS encoding XRE family transcriptional regulator yields the protein MNDFLGNKANCGRQIAFGVMLCILSPVVLILLSAVSGEGIAVTESVAYGVGIIALLLMVSGAVTIFIINSAKMKRFEYLQNSNFELEYGLSGIIREKRVAFEITYVRNTAIGVVLCILGAVPLIVTGIFEASDMTLSFFVALLLAVVSVAVYLLITAGTIKDSYDQLLREGEFEPKEQEHAKKVSKFAGIYWPIIVAVYLGWSFYTNNWEFTWVVWPIAALIFAGVSSVLHVFKR from the coding sequence ATGAACGATTTTTTAGGGAATAAAGCCAACTGTGGAAGACAGATTGCATTTGGCGTTATGTTATGTATTCTCTCCCCAGTTGTATTGATTCTGCTGTCCGCAGTATCGGGGGAGGGCATCGCCGTAACTGAAAGCGTCGCATACGGTGTTGGCATTATAGCGCTATTATTGATGGTCTCGGGGGCTGTCACCATATTCATTATCAACAGTGCAAAAATGAAACGCTTTGAATACCTGCAAAATAGTAATTTTGAGCTTGAGTACGGTTTATCGGGCATTATAAGGGAAAAACGGGTGGCATTTGAAATAACGTATGTTCGGAATACGGCAATTGGCGTTGTTCTCTGCATTTTGGGTGCTGTACCTCTTATCGTCACTGGCATATTCGAGGCTTCAGACATGACGTTATCATTCTTTGTAGCCCTGCTGCTGGCGGTCGTCTCCGTCGCGGTATATCTTCTTATTACTGCTGGGACTATAAAAGATAGTTATGACCAACTGCTGCGTGAAGGTGAGTTTGAGCCGAAAGAACAGGAGCATGCGAAAAAGGTATCGAAATTCGCGGGCATCTACTGGCCGATTATTGTGGCAGTCTATCTTGGATGGAGCTTTTATACAAACAATTGGGAATTTACTTGGGTGGTTTGGCCGATTGCCGCGCTGATTTTTGCGGGAGTTTCTTCCGTATTGCATGTATTCAAACGATAA
- a CDS encoding class I SAM-dependent methyltransferase: protein MLDNKGFDLWAGGYDKSVGLCDEANNYPFAGYKNILNAVYNAVLNQREASVLDIGFGTGTLTKELYEQGCQIVGVDFSHEMIRIAREKMPNATLIQADFSKGLPVEISSACFDFILATYSLHHLPDAEKVLLIESLFKRLHANGKILIGDVAFENRLLLNSCKEACGEGWDEDEFYFVYDELKEHFKNKITFKKFSFCAGILTITR from the coding sequence ATGCTTGACAATAAAGGTTTTGATTTGTGGGCAGGCGGATATGACAAAAGCGTCGGTCTGTGCGATGAAGCGAATAACTATCCATTTGCTGGTTATAAAAACATATTGAATGCAGTATATAATGCGGTACTTAACCAAAGAGAAGCGTCTGTGCTGGACATCGGCTTTGGTACAGGAACCTTGACAAAGGAGCTTTATGAACAAGGGTGCCAGATCGTCGGCGTTGATTTTTCACATGAAATGATACGGATCGCCAGAGAAAAGATGCCGAATGCCACCTTGATTCAAGCGGACTTCAGCAAGGGGCTTCCCGTTGAAATCTCTTCTGCCTGCTTTGATTTCATCCTTGCTACATATTCTTTGCACCACCTGCCTGATGCAGAAAAAGTTCTGCTTATTGAATCGCTGTTCAAGCGGCTTCATGCCAACGGGAAGATTTTAATCGGCGACGTTGCTTTTGAGAACCGATTGCTATTGAATTCGTGCAAGGAGGCATGCGGAGAAGGATGGGATGAGGATGAATTTTATTTTGTATATGATGAACTGAAAGAGCATTTCAAGAACAAGATAACATTTAAAAAGTTCTCTTTTTGTGCAGGAATCTTGACGATAACGAGGTGA